A stretch of Terriglobia bacterium DNA encodes these proteins:
- the murA gene encoding UDP-N-acetylglucosamine 1-carboxyvinyltransferase — MDKFVIRGGNPLVGSVRISGAKNAALPAMAAAILTDEPVILENIPDVRDIQTERNLLVSMGADVELGYGRASHRTTISCNNLVNPEAAYELVKTMRASTLVLGPLLARMGRARVSQPGGCAIGARPIDLHIKGLERLGASIKQEHGYIEATAERLRGGHIIFDKITVTGTEDLMMAATLAEGETIMENCAREPEVVDLAALLIKMGARIEGAGTHTIRIHGVEKLHGARHRIIPDRIEAGTFVIAAVLTGGDLQLTSCDPSHLGSLIQKLEECGVSITAGTDSMRVTNGHQLQAADITTEEFPGFPTDMQAQYMTLATQAQGTSLITENIFENRFMHAGELARMGANIKVEGSRAIVRGKTPLSSAAVQCSDLRASASLVIAALVADGETIIDRVYHVDRGYERIEEKLKGVGAQIRRIGEILPKRAAVPSVVA; from the coding sequence ATGGATAAGTTTGTAATTCGTGGTGGCAATCCCCTGGTGGGAAGCGTACGCATCAGCGGCGCCAAAAATGCCGCATTGCCCGCGATGGCCGCCGCCATCCTTACCGACGAGCCCGTAATTCTGGAAAATATCCCTGACGTTCGTGACATTCAGACGGAGCGCAATCTACTGGTCTCAATGGGCGCAGACGTGGAATTGGGCTACGGTCGCGCTTCCCATCGCACCACGATTTCCTGCAACAACCTGGTCAATCCTGAAGCCGCGTATGAACTGGTAAAGACCATGCGTGCATCCACGCTGGTTCTGGGGCCGCTGCTCGCGCGTATGGGACGCGCCCGCGTTTCCCAACCCGGAGGCTGCGCCATTGGCGCGCGGCCTATCGATCTCCATATCAAAGGTCTGGAACGGCTCGGCGCTTCCATCAAGCAGGAGCATGGCTATATTGAAGCCACTGCGGAACGTCTGCGCGGCGGCCACATCATTTTCGATAAGATTACCGTTACCGGCACTGAAGATCTCATGATGGCCGCAACACTGGCCGAAGGCGAGACCATCATGGAGAATTGCGCGCGCGAACCTGAAGTTGTTGATCTTGCTGCGCTACTCATCAAGATGGGCGCAAGGATTGAAGGCGCAGGGACCCATACCATCCGTATCCATGGAGTAGAAAAGCTTCACGGCGCGCGCCATAGGATCATTCCTGATCGTATTGAAGCCGGCACCTTTGTGATTGCTGCCGTCCTCACCGGCGGCGACCTGCAGCTGACCAGTTGCGATCCGTCGCACCTGGGCTCATTGATTCAAAAACTGGAAGAATGCGGCGTGAGCATCACGGCAGGGACGGATTCAATGCGCGTGACCAACGGCCACCAACTGCAAGCAGCCGATATCACCACAGAAGAATTCCCCGGCTTTCCCACGGACATGCAGGCGCAATACATGACGTTGGCCACACAGGCGCAGGGTACCTCGCTCATCACTGAGAATATCTTCGAGAACCGCTTCATGCACGCCGGCGAACTGGCCCGCATGGGCGCTAACATCAAGGTAGAAGGCAGCCGCGCCATCGTTCGCGGCAAGACCCCTCTCAGTTCCGCCGCCGTTCAATGCTCTGACCTTCGCGCTTCAGCCTCTCTCGTCATCGCCGCGCTGGTTGCCGACGGTGAAACGATCATTGATCGCGTCTACCACGTAGACCGTGGCTATGAGCGGATTGAAGAGAAGCTGAAAGGCGTAGGCGCACAAATCCGTCGCATCGGTGAGATCCTGCCCAAACGCGCTGCGGTGCCCAGCGTGGTCGCGTAA